TTCCCGGGGTGTTTCGCTCCCCTCTTCCATGCGGGCTTGGGCTGGCGCGGACCCTTGCGCTCGGCGGCCTTGGCCGCGACCGCCGCCTTCTCCTTCTCGATCTCTTTTTTGCGCGCCGCCTCGTTGATCGACTGCTTGATCACTTTCCGCTTCCTCCGGTCGGCGGGAGTCTCGAACCGCTTCGGGTGGCGCGGCACATCGGCGAGAGGCTTCTGCCCGACGACTTCCACGGCGCGGCGGTCCATGTAGTCGTTCATCGCCCGCACTTCCTTCGACGTGAGGTAGCGCCACTCCCCCGGCTCGATGCCGGAGAGTTCCAGCGGTCCGATCGCGACGCGACGCAACTTGGTCACCCGGTGGCCGATCGCCTCGAACATCTTGCGCACCTGATGATATCGACCTTCCGCGATGCGCATCATCACCCACGCCTTGTCGCCCTTCTTCTCGATGAAGTTGATCTGGGCGGGGGTCGTCATCTTCCCCTCGATCGCGACGCCGCGCCGCAGGACGTTCAGCTCCGCCGGGCGGGGGACGCTCTGCAGTTTCGCGATGTACGTCTTTTCGACGCCGAAGCGAGGGTGCGTGAGCCGGTAGGCGAACTCGCCGTCGTTCGTGAGCAGGAGCAGCCCGGTCGTGTGGAAGTCGAGGCGGCCGACGGGGAAAACGCGGGAGGAGAGCTCGCCGATCAGCGACGGGGCGGTCTTGCGGCCCTCGCGGTCCTTCATCGTGGTCACCACGTTGTCGGGCTTGTACAACATGATGTAGATCTTCTCTTCCTGGACGGGAACGAGCGTGCTGCCGTCGAGGCGCACCTCCTGCGTGGACGGGTCCCACAGCGTGCCGGGGTCCAGGACCGGAACGCCGCCCACGGTGACGCGGCCGTTGCGGACCATCTCGTCGGCCACGCGGCGTGAAACGGACGCGGCCAGGGAGAGGTATCGGTTCAAGCGCTCAGTCACCATTTCCGGGCTCGCCCCCCTCCCCTGCCGCCTTCGAGGCGGCGTCCGACAGCTCGGCTTCGGTCACGTCCGGCGGGAACTTCTCTTCCGCCGCGGACGCACCTTCCGTCACCGACCCGGTTTCGGCCAGGCTCGCGGCGAGCTCGTCCCCGCCCTGCTCGATTTCGCCGTCAGGGATCGCCGGCAGGTGCATCGCCGGCCGCCTTTCCTCGACCGGCGTGCCGGTGGAGGCGGCGAGGAAATCCTCTATATCCCGCATCGACGGCAGCTCGGAGAGGGAGCCGAGGCTGAACGTCTCCATGAACTCCCGCGAGGTGCCGAAGAGGAACGGTTTGCCGGGGACGTTTTTCTTCCCCATCACCTTCACGAGCCGCCGGTCCATCAGGGTCTTTAACGACCCGGCGCAATCCACGCCGCGGATCTGCTCGATCTCCTGCCGGGTCAGCGGCTGCTTGTAGGCGATGATCGCCAGCGTCTCCAGCGCGGCGCGGGAGAAGCGCGGCGGCTTCACGTCGAACAGCTTGCGCACGTGTTCCTGGTTCGCCGGGTTGGTGCGGAACTGGACCCCCTTGGCCACCTCTCCCACGAGGATCCCGGAGGAATCGGCGGGGTATTTCGCGCGGAGGAGGGCCAGCACCTCCCGCATCTGGGCGCGGTTGAAGCCCCCCAGCAGCATGCGCGCCTTGTCGAAGGGGATCGGCTCGGTGGAAACGAGGAGGAGGCTCTCCAGGATCGAGGCGGCGCGCGGAAGATCGGCATCGGGCTCCGGCGGCTCCGTCTCCGCTTCGGAGGCGGGGCGCAGCAGCTCGTCGACGCTGATCGGCTCCTCGGACGCCTGCGGCGCGGCCGGGGGGTCGGGCGCAGCCGTCGGCTCACTCGCTGTCGGCGGATTCGGTTTCGGTGTCTCTTCCATTTTCGGTCTCCCGGACGGCGGGTACGATGCTGATCAGCCCCAGCGGGTTCGCCTGGTAGACGCGAATCGTCTTGAGGCGGACCAGCTCGAGGAGTGCCAGAAAATAGGATACGATCTCGTTCCTCGACTGGCAATGCGCGACGATGTCCTCGAACCGGATGGATCCTTCGTCCTTCAGGCGATCAAGGAGGAAAGCGATGGCGTCGGCGATGGTGATCCGCTCGGTGAAGAACTCCTGGGCGGTGTCGGCGGGCATCCGCGCCAGCGCGTCCTTGAAGGCCGTGATGAGGTCCGCCATCGACAGCTCGGTGATGACGAGCTCCTCGCCCGGGATCTCCTCGCCGAGGAAATCGCGAACGAAGACGTCCCGCCCCAGCACCGGCCGCTCGCCCAGGCGCGCCGCCGCCTCCTTGAACCGCTCGTACTCGATCAGGCGCCGGGACAGCTCCTGGCGCATGACCTCGGGGTCTTCCTCTTCCTCTTCGTCCTCGAGGCGCGGCAGCAGCGACTTCGACTTGATGTGGACGAGGGTGGAGGCCATCACCAGGAACTCGCCCGCGACCTCGAGATTCAGCGCCTGCATCACGTCGAGGTAGGCCAGGTACTGCTCGGTGATCTTCGCGATGGGGATGTCGTTGATGTCGAGCTTCTGATCACGGACCAGGTGCAGCAGGATGTCGAGGGGCCCCTCGAAGACGTCGAGGCGCAGCGGGACATCCCCGACGGGGCTTCCGGAGGCGTCGCCGGCGTGCTGGGCGAGCTCCGATTTGTCGTCAGATCCGGACAGCGTCGCGGACCTCCGCCATTTTGGCGCCAGCCACCTCCCGCGCGCGGCGCGTGCCGTCGGCCAGGATGTCGCGCACGGAAACGCCGCTTTCCACGACCTGGAGGCGCTTTTCGCGGACGGGGGCGAGTACCTTCTCCATCCCTTCGAACATCCACTTCTTGCACTCGATGCATCCGATTCCCGCGGTGCGGCAGCCCGCGTCCACCTTGGCGATCGTCGCCTCGTCGGAGAAGATCTTGTGGTAGGAGAAGACGTTGCAGATCTCCGGGTTCCCGCAGTCGGTGCGCCGCTGCCGCGCCGGGTCGGTGACCATCGGCTTCACCTTGGCCCACACCTCTTCCGACGTGTCGGAGAGGAGGATCGCGTTGCCGTAGCTCTTGCTCATCTTCCGGTTGTCGGTCCCCATCATCTTCGACGTTTCGGTCAGGTACGCCTCGGGGATAGAGAGGCACTCCTTGTACAGGAAGTTGAACCGCCGGGCGATCTCGCGGGTGAGCTCGAGGTGCGGGACCTGGTCGATGCCGACGGGTACGAGCGTGGCGTCGTACATCAGGATGTCGGCCGCCTGGAGGACCGGGTAGCCGAGGAAGCCGTACGTCTGCAGGTCGCGGGTGGTCTGCTCCCGGAGCTGTTCCTTGTAGGTCGGGTTGCGCTCCAGCCACGGCAGCGGGGTGATCATGGAGAGGAGCAGGTGCAGT
The nucleotide sequence above comes from Deltaproteobacteria bacterium. Encoded proteins:
- the trpS gene encoding tryptophan--tRNA ligase codes for the protein MRKRVLSGMRPSGKLHLGHYLGVLVNWKKLQEENDCFFFVADWHALTTEYDRTAVIRESIDDMVIDWLASGIDPRKATIFIQSHVPEHAELHLLLSMITPLPWLERNPTYKEQLREQTTRDLQTYGFLGYPVLQAADILMYDATLVPVGIDQVPHLELTREIARRFNFLYKECLSIPEAYLTETSKMMGTDNRKMSKSYGNAILLSDTSEEVWAKVKPMVTDPARQRRTDCGNPEICNVFSYHKIFSDEATIAKVDAGCRTAGIGCIECKKWMFEGMEKVLAPVREKRLQVVESGVSVRDILADGTRRAREVAGAKMAEVRDAVRI
- a CDS encoding segregation/condensation protein A, translating into MVRDQKLDINDIPIAKITEQYLAYLDVMQALNLEVAGEFLVMASTLVHIKSKSLLPRLEDEEEEEDPEVMRQELSRRLIEYERFKEAAARLGERPVLGRDVFVRDFLGEEIPGEELVITELSMADLITAFKDALARMPADTAQEFFTERITIADAIAFLLDRLKDEGSIRFEDIVAHCQSRNEIVSYFLALLELVRLKTIRVYQANPLGLISIVPAVRETENGRDTETESADSE
- a CDS encoding rRNA pseudouridine synthase, whose product is MVTERLNRYLSLAASVSRRVADEMVRNGRVTVGGVPVLDPGTLWDPSTQEVRLDGSTLVPVQEEKIYIMLYKPDNVVTTMKDREGRKTAPSLIGELSSRVFPVGRLDFHTTGLLLLTNDGEFAYRLTHPRFGVEKTYIAKLQSVPRPAELNVLRRGVAIEGKMTTPAQINFIEKKGDKAWVMMRIAEGRYHQVRKMFEAIGHRVTKLRRVAIGPLELSGIEPGEWRYLTSKEVRAMNDYMDRRAVEVVGQKPLADVPRHPKRFETPADRRKRKVIKQSINEAARKKEIEKEKAAVAAKAAERKGPRQPKPAWKRGAKHPGKKSPSKPRGPIKKR
- the scpB gene encoding SMC-Scp complex subunit ScpB; translated protein: MEETPKPNPPTASEPTAAPDPPAAPQASEEPISVDELLRPASEAETEPPEPDADLPRAASILESLLLVSTEPIPFDKARMLLGGFNRAQMREVLALLRAKYPADSSGILVGEVAKGVQFRTNPANQEHVRKLFDVKPPRFSRAALETLAIIAYKQPLTRQEIEQIRGVDCAGSLKTLMDRRLVKVMGKKNVPGKPFLFGTSREFMETFSLGSLSELPSMRDIEDFLAASTGTPVEERRPAMHLPAIPDGEIEQGGDELAASLAETGSVTEGASAAEEKFPPDVTEAELSDAASKAAGEGGEPGNGD